CGCGCACGCAAGCGCGCGTTGGCGCTCCAGAACCATCGGCAGATCCAATGAGGTGACATGGCCTTCGGCGACAACGCGCCGGCCCTGCACGAAGAGATCGCGTACCTTGCTGGGCCCGGCGAGCAGAAGCGCGGCCGGGTCCCAGCTGCCGGCAGCTTCCACACAGCTCAGATCCCAGACAGCAATGTCAGCCTGCGCGCCAAGGGTGAGGCGGCCGCAGTCGGGGCGGCCGAGCACATCGGCACCTCCGCGCGTGGCGATCTCCAGCGCCTCGCGGGCGCTCATGGCATCCGCGCCAAGTGAGACGCGCTGCAGCAGCATGGTCTGGCGGGCTTCGGTAACAAGGTTGGCGACATCATTGCTGGCCGAGCCGTCCACGCCGAGGCCGACCTTCACCGCCGCGTCGCGCATCGCGCGCACCGGGGCGATGCCGGAGCCGAGGCGGCAGTTGGAACAGGGGCAATGAGCGACGCCGGTGCCGGAGCGCGCGAAGAGGTCGATCTCCTGCCCGTCCAGTTTCACGCAATGGGCGTGCCAGACGTCTTCGCCCGTCCAGCCCAGATCTTCGGCATATTGCCCCGGGCGGCAACCGAATTTTTCTAGCGAATAGGCGATATCTTCATCGTTCTCCGCCAGATGGGTGTGCAGCATCACCCCCTTGTCGCGCGCCAGCAGGGCGGCCTCGCGCATCAGATCGCGGCTCACCGAGAAGGGCGAACAGGGTGCGAGCCCGACGCGCACCATCGCGCCGTCGCGCGGGTCGTGGAAAGCGTCCACCACGCGGATGCTATCGGCCAGGATGGCGTCCTCGCGTTCCACGAGGCTGTCGGGCGGCAGGCCGCCGTCGCTTTCGCCGATCGACATCGCGCCGCGCGTGGCGTGAAAGCGCAGGCCGATCTCCTGCGCTGCCGCGATGGTGTCATCGAGCCGCGCGCCGTTGGGGTAGAGGTAGAGGTGATCAGACGTCATCGTGCAGCCCGAGAGCGCCAGTTCGGCGAGGCCGGTGAGGGCTGAGACATACATGTGCTCCGGCCCGAAGCGCGCCCAGATCGGGTAGAGCCGTTGAAGCCAACCAAAAAGCAGTGCGTTCTGCGCGCCGGGCACGGCGCGGGTAAGGCTTTGGTAGAGGTGGTGATGGGTGTTCACGAGCCCGGGTGTCACGAGGCAGCCCGCAGCCTCCAGCACCTCGGCATCTTGCGCCACGAGCCCTTGCCCCACGGCGGCGATCTTGCCGCCTTCGATCAGGACATCGGCACCGCGCAGCTCGCGGCGGTCATCATCCATGGTGAGGATAGCATCGGCGTTGCGGATCAGGGTGCGATGGGCGGGCATGGGGGCTCCTTCAGCGTTACGCCGCCTTCGGTGCATGTTGGATGCCCGCGTGCCGGCAGAAAGCGGTGAAGGACCCGGCAAGCGCGGGGGCACCCTAGCCCTTTGCGCCGCCTCAAGGCAAGGCGCTAGCCGTCAAGAAATCTCGAAAGCACCTGCAGGGCTTCGGCGTGAAGTTCGGCACTCCCGGCCGCAAGCACCCGACCGCCTTCGTGCGCCGGGCCGCCGGCCCAGTCGGTGACGATGCCGCCCGCCGCTTCGATCACAGCAATCGGGGCTTGAATGTCATAGGCGTTGAGCCCGGCTTCGATCACCAGATCCACCTGCCCCGCCGCCAAGAGCGCGTAGGCATAGCAATCCATGCCGTAACGGGTCAGGCGGCAGCGGCTGGCGACCGCTTCAAACCCCGCCCGCTCCTGCGCGGAGCCTACTTCGGGAAAGGTGGTGAAGATCGTGGCCTGCGCCAGTGCGCGGCCCCCGCGTGCGGCGAGCGGGCCCTTCCCCTGCGGCCCTGTCACTTCTGCAAGGCCGAAGCCCCCGGTGAAACGTTCACCGATGAAGGGCTGATCGATGATCCCGAAGGCAGGGCCGGTTTCATCCCCCACCGCGATCAGCACGCCCCAAGTTGGCGTGCCCGAGATGAAGCCGCGAGTGCCGTCGATCGGATCGAGCACCCATGTCAGCCCGCTGCTGCCTTCTGAGGCGCCGTATTCCTCGCCAAGAATGCCATCCTGCGGACGCTGCTCGGCCAGCACCGCGCGCATGGCGCGTTCGGCGGCGCGGTCGGCTTCCGTCACCGGATCGTAGCCACCGGCCTCCTTGTTGTCGGCGGCCAGCCCCGGCGCGCGGAAATGCGGCAGGATCGCCTGACGCGCCGCATCGGCCATGGCGTTTGCGGTGGCAATCAGAGCGGTTCGGGTGTCGGGATCGGGTGTAAACATGAAAAAACCTGCGCCAGTGATGGCGCAGGCGGTAGCGCGGCAACGCGCGCCGGGTCAAGGCTTAGTCATCGGTATCAGGCTTCGGCGGCCGTTGTGCAGGACCGCGTCCCCTCTTGGGCGGCTCGGGATCCGTGCCCGCCGCAGCCGGATCCAGCTAAGCGGCGTCGCTCAGGACGCGGGCCAGATCGAACAGGCGGCGGCGCTGGTTTTCCGGGATCGCATAATAGGAGCGCACCAGTTCGAGCGCTTCCTTGTCGGCCAGAATATCCCCCTGCACGGAAGATTTGGCCGCGTGATCCTCGGCACCTTCGCCTTCGTAGCCCTCGAAGAAGAAGCTCACCGGCACCTCGAGCGTTTCAGCGATGTCCCAAAGGCGGGAGGCGCTGACCCGGTTCATGCCCGTTTCATATTTCTGGATCTGCTGGAACTTGATCCCAACATTCTCTGCAAGCTGTTGCTGCGTCATCCCCACCATCCAACGACGGTGGCGGATGCGCTTGCCAACATGCACATCTACCGGATGTTTCATTTTCTAGTCCTGTTTCTGACACGAGTGTGCTTTTTGAGTGGAGGAACCCCTCGCCAGGGGCCCTTGTGCCGCCTGCGCCTGCGCCGTTCTGCCATCCCCTGCGAAAACGGGCCAACGTGGCCAACGTTCAAAGCTTACCCCGGAAAGGGAACAATTACACTGAAAAACTATCCTAGCGTGCGCGAAAGTTAACGCGCGGTAATATGACACCCTAGGGGACGCTGGGTCACGGTGATTACGAAAAAGTGATGTGTTATCAGCCGATAGCCAATCGCAGGAGAGTCGCATGTTGTCATTTCAGGTTGCCGAACCCGGGAAAACCGCCCTCGCGGAGCAGGAGGTGCCTATGCCGGGCGCGGGCGAGGTTCTCCTGAAGGTTGCAGCCTGCGCGCTGAACTTCGCGGATCTGCTCATGATCAAGGGCAGTTATCAAGATACCCCACCCCTGCCTTTCACGCCAGGGATGGAAGTGGCCGGCACGGTGGAGGCGCTCGGCCTCGGTGTGGACAACCTGCCGCTGGGCGCGCGCGTGGCCTGTTTTCCGGGGCGCGGGGGGCTCGCGCAGTATGCCTGCGTGCCCGCAAGCCTTTGCGTGCCCCTGCCCGACCCGATGCCCTTTGACGAGGCGGCGGCCTTTCAGGTCGCGTATGGCACCTCGCACCTTGCGCTTGGCCACCGCGCGCGCCTGCAACCGGGCGAGACGCTGCTTGTCACTGGCGCGGCCGGGGGCGTGGGGCTGACGGCCATCGAGATCGGCAAGCTGATGGGCGCGCGGGTGATCGCCAGCGCGCGGGGGCCTGAGAAGCTTGCCATCGCGAAGGCCGCAGGGGCCGATCACTTGATCGATTCTGACAGCGGCGATCTGCGGGCCGAAGTGAAGGCGCTCGGCGGGGCGGATGTGGTCTATGAAGCCGTGGGCGGGCAGACCTTCACCGACGCCCTGCGCGCCTGCAACCCGGAGGCACGGATGATCCCCATCGGCTTTGCCGGAGGCGAGGTGCCGCAGATCCCGGCCAACCACCTGCTGGTGAAGAACATCACGGTGATCGGCCTGTACTGGGGTGGCTATCTGAAATTCAACCCGGCGGCGCTGACGGAAAGCCTCGCCGAGTTGTTCGGCTGGTATGAAGCCGGCAAGCTCAAGCCCCATGTCAGCCACCGTCTGCCGCTGACCCGCGCCGACGAAGCGCTGGAGCTTCTGCGCAGCCGGGTCTCTACGGGCAAGGTCGTCGTCGAGCCCTGGGCGTGAGACCGCCGGGCCCTGCTTCACACAATCTCAACGATTTGGACGCCGCTGCGCGAATCGGATAGGGTCGGGCGTCGCGAGAGGAAGGACACCCCGAATGCCCCAGTATGAATATAAGGTCGTGCCCGCGCCGCAGCGTGGTGAGAAGGCCAAGGGCCTGAAAACCGCAGGCGAGCGCTTTGCCCATGCGCTGATGGGCGTGATGAACGATCTGGGCCGCGATGG
The sequence above is drawn from the Pseudoruegeria sp. SHC-113 genome and encodes:
- a CDS encoding 8-oxoguanine deaminase, giving the protein MPAHRTLIRNADAILTMDDDRRELRGADVLIEGGKIAAVGQGLVAQDAEVLEAAGCLVTPGLVNTHHHLYQSLTRAVPGAQNALLFGWLQRLYPIWARFGPEHMYVSALTGLAELALSGCTMTSDHLYLYPNGARLDDTIAAAQEIGLRFHATRGAMSIGESDGGLPPDSLVEREDAILADSIRVVDAFHDPRDGAMVRVGLAPCSPFSVSRDLMREAALLARDKGVMLHTHLAENDEDIAYSLEKFGCRPGQYAEDLGWTGEDVWHAHCVKLDGQEIDLFARSGTGVAHCPCSNCRLGSGIAPVRAMRDAAVKVGLGVDGSASNDVANLVTEARQTMLLQRVSLGADAMSAREALEIATRGGADVLGRPDCGRLTLGAQADIAVWDLSCVEAAGSWDPAALLLAGPSKVRDLFVQGRRVVAEGHVTSLDLPMVLERQRALACALAG
- the hisN gene encoding histidinol-phosphatase, encoding MFTPDPDTRTALIATANAMADAARQAILPHFRAPGLAADNKEAGGYDPVTEADRAAERAMRAVLAEQRPQDGILGEEYGASEGSSGLTWVLDPIDGTRGFISGTPTWGVLIAVGDETGPAFGIIDQPFIGERFTGGFGLAEVTGPQGKGPLAARGGRALAQATIFTTFPEVGSAQERAGFEAVASRCRLTRYGMDCYAYALLAAGQVDLVIEAGLNAYDIQAPIAVIEAAGGIVTDWAGGPAHEGGRVLAAGSAELHAEALQVLSRFLDG
- a CDS encoding helix-turn-helix domain-containing protein; this translates as MKHPVDVHVGKRIRHRRWMVGMTQQQLAENVGIKFQQIQKYETGMNRVSASRLWDIAETLEVPVSFFFEGYEGEGAEDHAAKSSVQGDILADKEALELVRSYYAIPENQRRRLFDLARVLSDAA
- a CDS encoding NADPH:quinone oxidoreductase family protein, which translates into the protein MLSFQVAEPGKTALAEQEVPMPGAGEVLLKVAACALNFADLLMIKGSYQDTPPLPFTPGMEVAGTVEALGLGVDNLPLGARVACFPGRGGLAQYACVPASLCVPLPDPMPFDEAAAFQVAYGTSHLALGHRARLQPGETLLVTGAAGGVGLTAIEIGKLMGARVIASARGPEKLAIAKAAGADHLIDSDSGDLRAEVKALGGADVVYEAVGGQTFTDALRACNPEARMIPIGFAGGEVPQIPANHLLVKNITVIGLYWGGYLKFNPAALTESLAELFGWYEAGKLKPHVSHRLPLTRADEALELLRSRVSTGKVVVEPWA